The following coding sequences lie in one Lolium perenne isolate Kyuss_39 chromosome 2, Kyuss_2.0, whole genome shotgun sequence genomic window:
- the LOC127322863 gene encoding nuclear transcription factor Y subunit B-3: MPDSDNDSGGPSNADFSSPKEQDRFLPIANVSRIMKKALPANAKISKDAKETVQECVSEFISFITGEASDKCQREKRKTINGDDLLWAMTTLGFEDYMEPLKLYLHKFRELEGEKAVGVGVGAAPSSGGPGSQSQQRESTTPRGNGEPGGGYGGMFGGAGGGGMFMMMGQPMYGASPPASGYQHPSHHHQMMTGGQGGYGYGDGGAGGGTSSSSGFGRQDRT, from the coding sequence ATGCCGGACTCGGACAACGACTCCGGCGGGCCGAGCAACGCGGACTTCTCTTCTCCCAAGGAGCAGGACCGGTTCCTGCCGATCGCCAACGTGAGCCGGATCATGAAGAAGGCGCTGCCGGCCAACGCCAAGATCTCCAAGGACGCCAAGGAGACGGTGCAGGAGTGCGTGTCCGAGTTCATCTCCTTCATCACCGGCGAGGCCTCCGACAAGTGCCAGCGCGAGAAGCGCAAGACCATCAACGGCGACGACCTGCTCTGGGCCATGACCACGCTCGGCTTCGAGGACTACATGGAGCCGCTCAAGCTCTACCTCCACAAGTTCCGCGAGCTCGAGGGCGAGAAGGCCGTCGGCGTCGGCGTCGGGGCAGCCCCTTCCTCCGGCGGCCCCGGCTCGCAGTCGCAGCAGAGGGAGTCCACCACGCCCAGGGGCAATGGTGAACCCGGTGGCGGCTACGGCGGCATGTTCGGCGGCGCCGGGGGCGGCGGCATGTTCATGATGATGGGGCAGCCCATGTACGGCGCCTCTCCGCCGGCATCAGGGTACCAGCATCCGTCGCATCACCACCAGATGATGACGGGAGGGCAAGGCGGCTACGGCTACGGCGatggcggtgccggcggcgggacCTCGTCGTCCTCAGGGTTCGGCAGGCAAGACAGGACATGA
- the LOC127322862 gene encoding probable carboxylesterase 18 has protein sequence MASLDPPPPAPAKPPLPWRARLLLGAVSILHSASLRADGTANRLLLSLFDRTVPPSLAPDAAGVSSSDHAVSDHLRVRLFFPAHSDGGTQLPVVVYFHGGGFVFHSAATAQFDALCRRLAASIPAVVASVDYRLAPEHRCPAAYDDGEAALRWILAGGGGALPSPPTAVFVAGDSAGGNVAHHVAARMQRGVAGLVLLQPFFGGEAPTASELRLRDAPFGEPGRMAWVWRAFLPPGATRDHEAANVPAAIRRGGEGEWRAFPPTLVCVGGWDVHQDRQRAYADALRAAGAVEATVVEFPDAIHAFYVFEDHADGERLLRDVAEFVNRRAAEHLKCARSPSE, from the coding sequence ATGGCGTCGTTGGAtcctccgccgccggcgccggccaAACCCCCACTGCCTTGGCGGGCGCGCCTGCTCCTGGGCGCAGTCTCCATCCTTCACTCGGCGTCCCTCCGCGCCGACGGCACGGCCAAccgcctcctcctctcgctcttcgacCGCACCGTCCCACCGAGCCTCGCCCCCGACGCCGCCGGCGTGTCGTCCTCCGACCACGCCGTCTCCGACCACCTCCGAGTCCGCCTCTTCTTTCCGGCGCACTCCGACGGGGGCACCCAGCTGCCGGTGGTCGTGTACTTCCACGGGGGCGGCTTCGTGTTCCACTCCGCCGCGACGGCGCAGTTCGACGCGCTGTGCCGCCGCCTCGCCGCGTCCATCCCGGCCGTCGTCGCCTCCGTCGACTACCGCCTCGCGCCCGAGCACCGCTGCCCGGCCGCCTacgacgacggcgaggcggcCCTCCGCTGGATCCTCGCCGGCGGCGGGGGTGCCCTCCCGTCACCCCCCACCGCCGTCTTCGTCGCCGGGGACAGCGCGGGAGGCAACGTCGCCCACCACGTCGCCGCGCGCATGCAGCGCGGCGTGGCCGGGCTGGTCCTGCTGCAGCCCTTCTTCGGCGGCGAGGCGCCGACCGCATCGGAGCTGCGGCTCCGCGACGCGCCGTTCGGCGAGCCGGGGAGGATGGCATGGGTGTGGCGCGCGTTCCTGCCGCCGGGTGCAACGCGGGACCACGAGGCGGCGAACGTGCCGGCGGCGATTCGGCGCGGCGGGGAGGGCGAGTGGCGTGCGTTCCCGCCGACGCTGGTGTGCGTGGGCGGGTGGGACGTGCACCAGGACCGGCAGAGGGCGTACGCGGACGCGCTCCGCGCCGCCGGCGCCGTGGAGGCCACCGTCGTCGAGTTCCCCGACGCCATCCACGCGTTCTACGTGTTCGAGGACCACGCGGACGGCGAGAGGCTGCTGCGCGACGTGGCGGAGTTCGTGAACCGGCGCGCTGCCGAACACCTCAAGTGCGCGCGCTCGCCGAGCGAGTAA